A genomic region of Kribbella sp. NBC_00382 contains the following coding sequences:
- a CDS encoding TetR/AcrR family transcriptional regulator translates to MKPTTPRDRNPRGQGERLREQIVDAAVRMLDELGDDQPLSMRAVAREIGVAATSVYLHFADRDQLVYVALKQAHHDLVESVQHVGGADPVAELRARIRVLARWSGEHPGLYKVLNESSLNQRADMSFKLVVREQTVEIVQRCMDAGLVPRDDAAAVAFDLRAAVHGTVSMRLNEPDLPWPPLDDQIDRYLVKLVGVSPAALGR, encoded by the coding sequence ATGAAGCCGACGACGCCGCGCGACCGGAATCCGCGCGGACAGGGGGAGCGGCTGCGCGAGCAGATCGTCGACGCCGCCGTTCGGATGCTCGACGAGTTGGGCGACGACCAGCCGCTGTCGATGCGAGCCGTGGCCCGCGAGATCGGGGTCGCGGCGACCTCGGTCTACCTCCACTTCGCCGACCGCGACCAGCTCGTGTACGTGGCTCTGAAGCAGGCGCATCACGACCTCGTCGAGTCCGTTCAGCACGTCGGCGGCGCCGATCCGGTGGCCGAGTTGCGGGCGCGGATCCGGGTGCTCGCGCGCTGGTCCGGCGAGCATCCCGGTCTCTACAAGGTGCTGAACGAGAGCTCGCTGAACCAGCGGGCGGACATGTCGTTCAAGCTCGTCGTCCGCGAGCAGACCGTCGAGATCGTCCAGCGCTGTATGGACGCGGGCCTGGTTCCGCGCGATGACGCCGCGGCCGTCGCCTTCGATCTCCGCGCGGCCGTGCATGGCACGGTGTCGATGCGACTCAACGAGCCGGATCTTCCCTGGCCGCCGCTCGACGATCAGATCGACCGTTACCTGGTGAAGCTCGTCGGGGTCAGTCCGGCAGCATTGGGACGGTGA
- the dinB gene encoding DNA polymerase IV produces the protein MFVPDGEATILHADLDAFYASVEQRDDPRLRGRPVIVGAGVVLACSYEAKAYGVRTAMNGGQAYRRCPQAIVVQPRMSAYSEASKAVFAVFENTTPLVEGLSIDEAFLDVGGLRKIAGTPMEIARRLRSEVLAQVGLPITVGVARTKFLAKVASGVAKPDGLLLVPPDRELEFLHPLAVERLWGVGEVTAEKLRNRGLTKVGDVAMLPEAALVAMLGRASGRHLHALAHNRDPRPIEVGRRRRSIGSQRALGRSPKSAETLDAVLAGLVDRVTRRMRSAGRAGRTVTLRLRFDNFTRATRSHTLPQATGQTRAILITARSLMATARPIIEKQGITMVGISVGNLENEASLQLALPFDKAANDELDSALDGVRDRFGSNAVTRGNQLGRDQGLTVPMLPD, from the coding sequence ATGTTCGTGCCCGACGGCGAAGCGACCATCCTGCATGCCGACCTGGACGCCTTCTACGCGTCGGTCGAGCAGCGGGACGACCCACGCCTGCGCGGCCGTCCGGTGATCGTCGGCGCCGGCGTCGTGCTCGCCTGCAGCTACGAGGCGAAGGCCTACGGAGTCCGTACGGCGATGAACGGTGGCCAGGCGTACCGCCGTTGCCCCCAAGCGATCGTGGTGCAGCCGCGGATGTCGGCGTACTCCGAAGCGTCGAAGGCGGTCTTCGCCGTCTTCGAGAACACCACCCCGCTGGTCGAGGGGCTGTCGATCGACGAGGCGTTCCTGGACGTCGGCGGCCTCCGCAAGATCGCCGGTACGCCGATGGAGATCGCCCGCCGGCTGCGTTCCGAAGTACTGGCTCAGGTCGGGTTGCCGATCACCGTCGGGGTCGCGCGGACGAAATTCCTGGCGAAGGTGGCCAGCGGGGTCGCCAAGCCGGACGGATTGCTGCTGGTGCCGCCCGATCGGGAGCTTGAGTTTCTGCATCCGCTGGCGGTCGAGCGGCTCTGGGGCGTCGGCGAGGTGACCGCCGAGAAGCTGCGAAACCGCGGGCTGACAAAGGTCGGCGATGTCGCGATGTTGCCCGAGGCGGCACTGGTCGCGATGCTCGGGCGAGCCTCGGGACGGCACCTGCACGCGCTCGCGCACAACCGGGATCCGCGGCCGATCGAGGTCGGCCGGCGACGGCGGTCGATCGGGTCACAGCGCGCCCTCGGACGTTCACCCAAGTCGGCGGAGACCCTGGACGCGGTACTGGCCGGGCTGGTGGATCGGGTCACTCGCCGGATGCGATCGGCGGGACGGGCCGGGCGGACCGTCACCCTGCGGCTGCGGTTCGACAACTTCACCCGGGCGACCCGCTCACATACGTTGCCTCAGGCAACTGGTCAGACGCGGGCGATCCTGATCACCGCGCGCTCGCTGATGGCGACGGCCCGGCCGATCATCGAGAAGCAGGGCATCACCATGGTCGGCATCTCGGTCGGCAACCTGGAGAACGAGGCCAGCCTGCAACTGGCGCTGCCCTTCGACAAGGCCGCGAACGACGAGCTCGACTCGGCCCTCGACGGGGTCCGCGATCGGTTCGGCAGCAACGCGGTCACCCGCGGCAACCAACTCGGCCGCGACCAGGGCCTCACCGTCCCAATGCTGCCGGACTGA
- a CDS encoding MFS transporter, translating into MDLSAYRDLWRTRGVFALLASAIFARLPVIASMVPVSFLAKDAAGNFGWAGIVAGAYSVGMALGGPVWARLADRRGARTVVITVGVAWGVVMAVLALLPSEWYRLMPVVSGIAGILVAPVTAIQRAAWVRIVQGPRLRAVYALDATAAEVLFAIAPMIGALVVSFASPRAGVLGAAVAAAITVWWFGMLQPSSAQHVPAKGARLTAPQLLWHRYRLPMILSFAFCVTAFASVSLGIVAFADAHGNRLIAGVLETVWAIGSLAGGVLVGALPARRRSYVWRRAVLVSAGMLLCVFATWSPVSLGIALFLSGLALAPTVGALYERLGAMTPDSVKTEVFGWMGSAGMAGGAVGSAVAGLVVEAFGVRYVWVMAALLTLAAAISLLHIPPHQPTDPEAPADLQPLVQEAV; encoded by the coding sequence ATGGACCTGTCGGCATATCGCGACCTGTGGCGGACCCGAGGCGTTTTCGCGCTGCTGGCCTCGGCGATCTTCGCCCGGCTGCCGGTGATCGCCTCGATGGTGCCGGTCTCGTTCCTGGCCAAGGACGCGGCCGGCAACTTCGGCTGGGCCGGGATCGTGGCTGGCGCGTACTCGGTCGGTATGGCCCTCGGTGGGCCGGTCTGGGCGCGGCTGGCCGACCGCCGCGGGGCCAGGACGGTCGTGATCACCGTTGGGGTGGCCTGGGGTGTGGTGATGGCGGTGCTCGCGCTGCTGCCGTCCGAGTGGTACCGGCTGATGCCAGTGGTCTCCGGTATCGCCGGGATCCTGGTCGCGCCGGTCACTGCGATCCAGCGGGCCGCCTGGGTACGCATCGTCCAGGGGCCGCGCCTGCGGGCGGTCTATGCGCTGGATGCGACGGCGGCGGAGGTGCTGTTCGCGATCGCGCCGATGATCGGGGCACTGGTGGTCAGCTTCGCCAGCCCGCGGGCCGGCGTACTGGGTGCTGCGGTGGCGGCGGCCATCACGGTGTGGTGGTTCGGGATGCTCCAGCCTTCGTCGGCTCAGCACGTCCCGGCGAAGGGTGCGCGGTTGACGGCTCCGCAGCTGCTCTGGCATCGGTACAGGCTGCCGATGATCCTGTCTTTCGCCTTCTGTGTAACGGCTTTCGCGTCGGTCTCGCTCGGCATCGTCGCGTTTGCGGACGCGCACGGCAATCGGCTGATCGCCGGTGTCCTGGAGACGGTATGGGCGATCGGCAGCCTCGCTGGCGGCGTACTGGTCGGCGCTCTGCCCGCTCGGCGGCGGTCCTACGTCTGGCGCCGGGCAGTGCTCGTCTCGGCCGGCATGCTCCTCTGCGTCTTCGCCACCTGGTCGCCCGTCTCGCTCGGGATCGCCTTGTTCCTCTCCGGACTAGCACTGGCACCCACTGTCGGCGCCCTGTACGAGCGGCTCGGCGCGATGACGCCCGACTCAGTCAAGACCGAGGTCTTCGGCTGGATGGGCAGCGCCGGCATGGCAGGCGGCGCCGTCGGCTCCGCGGTCGCAGGCCTGGTCGTAGAAGCCTTCGGCGTCCGCTACGTCTGGGTCATGGCCGCCCTACTCACCCTCGCCGCAGCAATCTCCCTCCTACACATCCCGCCCCACCAACCCACCGACCCCGAAGCCCCCGCGGACCTCCAGCCCCTGGTTCAAGAGGCCGTGTAG